A region from the Pristiophorus japonicus isolate sPriJap1 chromosome 14, sPriJap1.hap1, whole genome shotgun sequence genome encodes:
- the lin7c gene encoding protein lin-7 homolog C isoform X2, which produces MALLMEPIRLDRDVSRAIELLEKLQRSGEVPPQKLQALQRVLQSEFCIAVREVYEHVYETVDINSSPEVRANATAKATVAAFAASEGHSHPRVVELPKTDEGLGFNIMGGKEQNSPIYISRIIPAGIADRHGGLKRGDQLLSVNGVSVEGEHHEKAVELLKAAHGTVKLVVRYTPKVLEEMESRFEKMRSAKRRQQINY; this is translated from the exons ATGGCGCTGCTGATGGAGCCGATCCGGCTGGACAGAG ATGTTTCCCGGGCTATTGAACTGCTGGAGAAGTTGCAAAGGAGTGGAGAGGTGCCGCCCCAGAAGCTCCAGGCTTTGCAAAGAGTACTTCAGAGTGAATTCTGCATTGCTGTGCGAGAA GTTTATGAGCACGTGTATGAGACTGTGGATATTAACAGTAGTCCAGAGGTGAGAGCCAATGCTACTGCCAAG GCAACGGTGGCAGCATTTGCTGCCAGTGAAGGTCACTCGCATCCAAGAGTTGTAGAACTACCCAAAACAGACGAAGGACTAGGCTTCAATATCATGGGCGGAAAGGAGCAAAACTCTCCTATATACATATCCCGTATAATCCCTGCTGGCATTGCTGATCGTCACGGAGGTCTAAAACGTGGGGACCAGCTCCTATCTGTAAATGGAGTG agTGTTGAAGGAGAACACCATGAAAAAGCAGTTGAACTCCTGAAAGCTGCCCATGGAACTGTTAAGTTAGTTGTTAGATACACACCAAAAGTGCTGGAAGAAATGGAATCGCGATTTGAGAAAATGAGGTCGGCAAAACGCAGGCAGCAAATCAACTATTAA
- the lin7c gene encoding protein lin-7 homolog C isoform X1 — protein sequence MALLMEPIRLDRDVSRAIELLEKLQRSGEVPPQKLQALQRVLQSEFCIAVREVYEHVYETVDINSSPEVRANATAKPTDFIWATVAAFAASEGHSHPRVVELPKTDEGLGFNIMGGKEQNSPIYISRIIPAGIADRHGGLKRGDQLLSVNGVSVEGEHHEKAVELLKAAHGTVKLVVRYTPKVLEEMESRFEKMRSAKRRQQINY from the exons ATGGCGCTGCTGATGGAGCCGATCCGGCTGGACAGAG ATGTTTCCCGGGCTATTGAACTGCTGGAGAAGTTGCAAAGGAGTGGAGAGGTGCCGCCCCAGAAGCTCCAGGCTTTGCAAAGAGTACTTCAGAGTGAATTCTGCATTGCTGTGCGAGAA GTTTATGAGCACGTGTATGAGACTGTGGATATTAACAGTAGTCCAGAGGTGAGAGCCAATGCTACTGCCAAG CCAACTGACTTTATATGG GCAACGGTGGCAGCATTTGCTGCCAGTGAAGGTCACTCGCATCCAAGAGTTGTAGAACTACCCAAAACAGACGAAGGACTAGGCTTCAATATCATGGGCGGAAAGGAGCAAAACTCTCCTATATACATATCCCGTATAATCCCTGCTGGCATTGCTGATCGTCACGGAGGTCTAAAACGTGGGGACCAGCTCCTATCTGTAAATGGAGTG agTGTTGAAGGAGAACACCATGAAAAAGCAGTTGAACTCCTGAAAGCTGCCCATGGAACTGTTAAGTTAGTTGTTAGATACACACCAAAAGTGCTGGAAGAAATGGAATCGCGATTTGAGAAAATGAGGTCGGCAAAACGCAGGCAGCAAATCAACTATTAA
- the lin7c gene encoding protein lin-7 homolog C isoform X4 → MALLMEPIRLDRDVSRAIELLEKLQRSGEVPPQKLQALQRVLQSEFCIAVREVYEHVYETVDINSSPEVRANATAKPTDFIWATVAAFAASEGHSHPRVVELPKTDEGLGFNIMGGKEQNSPIYISRIIPAGIADRHGGLKRGDQLLSVNGVVSHLWREMTGQHLRQDHSSEPKSKR, encoded by the exons ATGGCGCTGCTGATGGAGCCGATCCGGCTGGACAGAG ATGTTTCCCGGGCTATTGAACTGCTGGAGAAGTTGCAAAGGAGTGGAGAGGTGCCGCCCCAGAAGCTCCAGGCTTTGCAAAGAGTACTTCAGAGTGAATTCTGCATTGCTGTGCGAGAA GTTTATGAGCACGTGTATGAGACTGTGGATATTAACAGTAGTCCAGAGGTGAGAGCCAATGCTACTGCCAAG CCAACTGACTTTATATGG GCAACGGTGGCAGCATTTGCTGCCAGTGAAGGTCACTCGCATCCAAGAGTTGTAGAACTACCCAAAACAGACGAAGGACTAGGCTTCAATATCATGGGCGGAAAGGAGCAAAACTCTCCTATATACATATCCCGTATAATCCCTGCTGGCATTGCTGATCGTCACGGAGGTCTAAAACGTGGGGACCAGCTCCTATCTGTAAATGGAGTG GTCAGTCACCTCTGGAGAGAAATGACAGGACAACATTTAAGGCAGGACCATTCTTCAGAACCAAAATCTAAACGGTAA
- the lin7c gene encoding protein lin-7 homolog C isoform X3 has translation MALLMEPIRLDRDVSRAIELLEKLQRSGEVPPQKLQALQRVLQSEFCIAVREVYEHVYETVDINSSPEVRANATAKPTDFIWATVAAFAASEGHSHPRVVELPKTDEGLGFNIMGGKEQNSPIYISRIIPAGIADRHGGLKRGDQLLSVNGVDVSIAGKASIYWPFLITLENVVVSRCLEPLQSAW, from the exons ATGGCGCTGCTGATGGAGCCGATCCGGCTGGACAGAG ATGTTTCCCGGGCTATTGAACTGCTGGAGAAGTTGCAAAGGAGTGGAGAGGTGCCGCCCCAGAAGCTCCAGGCTTTGCAAAGAGTACTTCAGAGTGAATTCTGCATTGCTGTGCGAGAA GTTTATGAGCACGTGTATGAGACTGTGGATATTAACAGTAGTCCAGAGGTGAGAGCCAATGCTACTGCCAAG CCAACTGACTTTATATGG GCAACGGTGGCAGCATTTGCTGCCAGTGAAGGTCACTCGCATCCAAGAGTTGTAGAACTACCCAAAACAGACGAAGGACTAGGCTTCAATATCATGGGCGGAAAGGAGCAAAACTCTCCTATATACATATCCCGTATAATCCCTGCTGGCATTGCTGATCGTCACGGAGGTCTAAAACGTGGGGACCAGCTCCTATCTGTAAATGGAGTG gatgtgagcatcgctggcaaggccagcatttattggccattcctaattacccttgagaatgtggtggtgagccgctgccttgaaccgctgcagtctgcgtggtga